One window from the genome of Osmerus eperlanus chromosome 3, fOsmEpe2.1, whole genome shotgun sequence encodes:
- the LOC134017690 gene encoding zinc finger protein 271-like — MKTPHCDICGKSFSISNNLKRHMKIHTGEKLYSCDLCDKTFSQAANAKVHRRIHTRERPYSCDLCGKTFSHSGNFKVHCKIHTEENPYSCDICHKTLSSGNSLKVHRRIHTGEKPYSCDLCDKTFSHANSFTIHRRIHTGERRYSCDLCGKTFSHANYLTIHHRIHTGEKPFSCDLCDQTFSSVSNFNVHHRIHTGEKPYSCDLCDKTFSHANSFTIHRRTHTGEKPYSCDLCDKTFSSGNSLTVHRRIHTGERRYSCDLCGKTFSRYSSFTVHSRIHTGEKPYSCDLCHKTFSSGNSLTVHRRVHTGEKPYSCDLCDKTFSHAISFTIHRRTHTGEKPYSCDLCDKAFSSGNSLTVHRRIHTGEKRYCTLCGKTFSSCSGFTIHSRIHTGEKPYSCDLCDYSCKTSGHLKSHLRVHNRKTPKQ; from the coding sequence ATGAAGACACCTCACTGTGATATATGTGGGAAGAGCTTTTCCATATCCAATAACCTTAAAAGGCACATgaagatccacactggagagaagctctacagctgtgacctttgtgataaaacctttagccaagCTGCAAATGCCAAAGTTCACCGTAGGATCCACACTAGAGAgaggccctacagctgtgacctctgtggtaaaacctttagccactcTGGCAATTTCAAAGTTCACTGCAAGATCCACACTGAAGAGAatccctacagctgtgacatcTGTCATAAAACCTTAAGCAGTGGTAACAGTTTAaaagttcaccgcagaatccacactggagagaagccctacagctgtgacctctgtgataaaacctttagccatgctaaCAGTTTCAcaattcaccgcagaatccacactggagagaggcgctacagctgtgacctctgtggtaaaacctttagccatgctaaCTATTTAACAATTCAccacagaatccacactggagagaagcccttcagctgtgacctctgtgatcaAACCTTTAGCAGTGTTAGCAATTTCAACGTTCACCACAGAATCCACaccggagagaagccctacagctgtgacctctgtgataaaacctttagccatgctaaCAGTTTCACAATACACCGCAGAACCCACacgggagagaagccctacagctgtgacctctgtgataaaacctttagcagtggtaacagtttaacagttcaccgcagaatccacactggagagaggcgctacagctgtgacctctgtggtaaaacctttagcaggtatagcagtttcacagttcacagcaggatccacactggagagaagccctacagctgtgacctctgtcataaaacctttagcagtggtaacagtttaacagttcaccgcagagtccacactggagagaagccctacagctgtgacctctgtgataaaacctttagccatgccATCAGTTTCACAATACACCGCAGaacccacactggagagaagccctacagctgtgacctctgtgataaagcCTTTAGCAGTGGtaacagtttaacagttcaccgcagaatccacactggagagaagcgcTACTGTaccctctgtggtaaaacctttagcagttGTAGCGGTTTCACaattcacagcaggatccacactggagagaagccctacagctgtgacctctgtgactatTCATGTAAAACAAGTGGCCATCTGAAGAGTCACCTGCGTGTCCACAATAGAAAAACCCCAAAGCAGTGA
- the LOC134017674 gene encoding tripartite motif-containing protein 16-like translates to MAQQGIVLDQDQFSCSICLDLLKDPVTLACGHSYCSSCTEGYWDQVEQKGIYSCPQCRQSFTLRPALKRNNMLAEVVEKLKEKGGAQAAPSELTSPAGPGEVTCDLCTGPGNERALKSCLVCLLSYCQTHLQPHYQVPKMKNHKLVEATSGLQEMICSSHDKLLEVFCRTDQQCICILCTMDEHKGHDTVSAKAERKENQDKLVLSQQEVQQRVQQREKELKELQQAVESFKRSGQAAVEDSERIFTELILSIVRRRSEVKDLIRAQQGAAVSQAEVLLERLEQEIAELRRRDAELEKLSHTKDNIQFLRNYQSLSSTSVSSDVPSISVPPLQYFKHVTEVVSKLRDKLEELIQSVCSNISTTVSTVDVFLPPEPKTRADLLRYSCKLTLDPNTAYALLSLSKGNRKVTRLMQQQPYPDHPERFTMYYQVMCREALSGRCYWEVEWRGGQVAIAVSHKDIRKTYLNYGFGHNNKSWRLLCSSDGYTLRHNIVVTAVSGPQSSRVGVYLDHKAGTLSFYSVVSDTVTLLHRVQTTFTQTLYPGFGLGNDGNSAEIMKLW, encoded by the exons ATGGCCCAGCAGGGAATTGTGCTGGACCAGGACCAGTTCTCCTGTTCCATCTGTCTGGACCTCTTAAAGGATCCTGTCACCCTCGCCTGTGGTCACAGCTACTGTAGCAGCTGTACCGAGGGCTACTGGGACCAGGTTGAGCAGAAGGGAATTTACAGCTGCCCCCAGTGCAGACAGAGCTTCACTCTGAGGCCTGCTCTGAAAAGGAACAACATGCTGGCTGaggtggtggagaagctgaaggagaaaggaggagcccAGGCCGCCCCCTCTGAGCTGACCAGTCCAGCTGGCCCAGGAGAGGTGACCTGTGACCTCTGCACTGGGCCAGGGAATGAGAGAGCCCTCAAGTCTTGTCTGGTGTGTTTGTTGTCCTACTGCCAGactcacctccagccccactACCAGGTTCCTAAGATGAAGAATCACAAGCTGGTGGAAGCCACGTCTGGACTGCAGGAGATGATCTGCTCCAGTCATGACAAGCTGCTGGAGGTCTTCTGTCGGACAGACCAGCAGTGTATCTGCATACTGTGTACCATGGATGAACATAAAGGCCATGACACGGTGTCAGCCAAagctgagaggaaggagaatcAG GACAAGCTGGTCCTGAGTCAGCAGGAAGTCCAGCAGagagtccagcagagagagaaggagctgaaggagctTCAACAGGCTGTGGAGTCTTTCAAG cgctctggccaggcagcagtggaggACAGTGAGAGGATCTTCACTGAGCTGATCCTCTCCATTGTGAGAAGGCGCTCTGAGGTGAAGGACCTGATCAGAGCCCAACAGGGGGCAGCAGTGAGTCAGGCTGAAGTACtgctggagagactggagcaggagatagctgagctgaggaggagagacgctgagctggagaagctctcacacacaaaggACAACATCCAATTCCTCCGG aactaccagtctctctccagtaccAGTGTATCTTCAGATGTCCCCAgcatctctgtccctcctcttcaGTACTTCAAACACGTGACTGAGGTGGTCTCTAAGCTGAGAGACAAACTAGAGGAGCTGATCCAGAGTGTGTGCTCCAACATCTCCACCACAG tCTCCACAGTGGATGTGTTCCTGCCTCCAGAGCCCAAGACCAGAGCAGACCTCTTACGAT aTTCCTGTAagctcacactggacccaaacacagcatatgcactcctctctctgtctaaggGGAATAGGAAGGTGACACGTCTAATGCAGCAGCAGCCATATCCTGACCATCCAGAGAGGTTCACCATGTACTATCAGGTGATGTGTAGAGAGGCTCTGTCTGGACGCTGTTACTGggaagtggagtggagaggtggcCAGGTTGCCATAGCAGTCTCACATAAAGACATCAGAAAAACATACCTTAACTATGGCTTTGGTCacaataacaagtcctggagGTTACTGTGCTCTAGTGATGGTTACACGCTCAGACATAACATAGTTGTTACTGCAGTATCAGGCCCTCAGTCCTCCAGAGTAGGAGTGTACCTGGATCACAAGGCAGgtactctgtccttctacagtgTCGTCTCTGACACAGTTACCCTCCTCCACAGAGTCCAGACCACCTTCACCCAAACACTCTACCCTGGGTTTGGGCTGGGTAACGATGGTAACAGTGCAGAGATTATGAAGCTGTGGTAG